A window of the Desulfobacula toluolica Tol2 genome harbors these coding sequences:
- a CDS encoding electron transfer flavoprotein subunit beta/FixA family protein: MKILTTVKKVVDVELNIHVKDGAIVEDGLQYVINAWDENAVEAAVQLKENNNAETTLVSVGSGDNTDVIRKCYAMGIENAIHIDDPALEKIDSSISARVLQKVYEKENYDLVITGKQAQDTDSGQTGIILAEYLGIPCVSNVVALEVIDDQHIKASRLGDAGTEIIEFELPAVVTVSDSINEPRLPAMRGIMMAKKKKIQVMDLAALGTSFDEVGGGAPKSEIVEFMTSETRQAGQKFEGDAAEITAKVVGLLANEAKVL, from the coding sequence TTGAAAATTCTCACAACAGTAAAAAAAGTAGTCGATGTTGAATTGAACATCCATGTGAAGGACGGTGCCATTGTTGAAGACGGGCTGCAATATGTAATAAACGCCTGGGATGAAAACGCAGTGGAAGCCGCAGTCCAGCTCAAAGAAAATAACAATGCAGAAACAACCTTAGTAAGCGTTGGTAGCGGAGACAACACCGATGTCATCCGCAAATGCTATGCCATGGGAATTGAGAACGCAATCCATATTGATGATCCTGCATTGGAAAAAATTGATTCATCAATCTCGGCCAGGGTATTACAAAAGGTTTATGAAAAAGAAAATTATGATCTGGTCATCACGGGCAAGCAAGCCCAGGATACAGATAGCGGACAGACAGGAATCATATTGGCTGAATATCTGGGCATTCCCTGTGTCAGTAATGTAGTTGCCTTGGAAGTTATAGACGATCAGCACATTAAAGCATCCCGCTTAGGTGATGCCGGAACTGAAATTATTGAATTTGAGTTACCTGCCGTTGTAACGGTCAGTGATAGTATTAATGAACCTCGGCTGCCGGCAATGCGCGGCATCATGATGGCAAAGAAAAAGAAAATCCAAGTCATGGATCTGGCTGCACTGGGAACTTCTTTTGATGAAGTCGGAGGTGGTGCGCCTAAATCGGAAATTGTTGAATTTATGACATCGGAAACACGCCAGGCCGGTCAAAAATTTGAAGGCGATGCGGCTGAAATCACGGCCAAAGTCGTTGGTCTTCTTGCCAATGAAGCAAAGGTGTTATAA
- the fdhD gene encoding formate dehydrogenase accessory sulfurtransferase FdhD, translating to MSAGKNTTFYQALHCNKKGVCQIDSIELIGEEPLMIRVEDKPYSVVMRTPGEEVFHAAGICLGEGIVDSPDDFKTIGHDINLDPNIVDIWLTPERKKKIPDLLKRKSYISQTSCGICGKQLIKDLHQVLIPAEDGFKVDIEGIFNCVKMLSKKQNYYPRTRGSHAALLFDDQLEILTFAEDVGRHNALDKAIGKAFMDRTLSKASLLVLSSRISYELVQKAARAHLPMIISKSRPTALAVQMGQSLNMTLACAFEGSKLLVLCGEDRIIKK from the coding sequence TTGAGTGCAGGCAAGAACACAACGTTTTACCAAGCGCTTCACTGTAATAAAAAAGGGGTTTGTCAAATTGATTCTATTGAATTGATTGGAGAAGAACCTCTTATGATTCGCGTTGAAGACAAACCGTATTCAGTAGTAATGAGAACGCCGGGAGAAGAGGTGTTTCATGCAGCAGGGATATGCCTTGGGGAAGGCATTGTAGATTCCCCGGATGATTTTAAGACTATTGGACATGATATAAATCTTGATCCAAATATTGTTGATATCTGGCTTACCCCTGAAAGAAAAAAAAAAATCCCTGACCTTCTTAAAAGGAAAAGCTATATCAGCCAGACCAGTTGCGGTATTTGCGGCAAACAACTGATCAAGGATCTTCACCAGGTATTAATCCCGGCTGAAGACGGATTTAAAGTAGATATTGAAGGTATTTTTAACTGCGTTAAAATGCTTTCAAAAAAACAGAACTATTATCCTAGAACACGGGGATCTCATGCCGCATTATTGTTTGATGATCAGCTTGAAATACTCACGTTTGCCGAGGATGTGGGTCGGCACAATGCTCTGGACAAAGCCATTGGAAAAGCTTTTATGGACAGGACACTGTCAAAGGCAAGTCTCTTGGTTTTATCTTCCAGGATCAGTTATGAACTGGTTCAAAAAGCTGCCCGGGCTCATCTGCCGATGATAATCAGCAAATCAAGGCCTACCGCCCTTGCCGTCCAAATGGGCCAAAGTCTTAATATGACGCTCGCCTGTGCGTTTGAAGGGTCTAAACTATTAGTACTATGCGGTGAGGACCGCATCATAAAAAAATGA
- a CDS encoding 2Fe-2S iron-sulfur cluster-binding protein, whose product MSEIQFEIDGKQVKATEGMTVLEAAQNEGIYIPTLCHHEKLEPFGGCRVCIVEVEVRGWTKLVVSCVYPVEENIIVRTRSEKVDRIRKTIIELLMAHAPDSPELMKMAKEYGAVADRYEKDPSFCVHCGLCVRYCAEVAQKHALGFVDRGINKEISFIPEIAAVECNDCKECFPLCPTSYLQAAFVLAQSLSFPETEPKK is encoded by the coding sequence ATGAGTGAAATCCAATTTGAAATTGATGGAAAACAAGTAAAGGCAACGGAAGGGATGACCGTTCTGGAGGCAGCTCAAAATGAAGGGATATATATCCCCACTCTCTGTCACCATGAAAAATTGGAACCATTCGGGGGATGCCGCGTCTGCATCGTGGAAGTAGAAGTTCGCGGCTGGACAAAGCTCGTTGTTTCCTGCGTTTATCCGGTGGAAGAAAATATAATTGTCAGGACCAGGTCTGAAAAGGTCGACAGAATCAGAAAAACCATCATAGAATTGCTGATGGCTCATGCTCCGGATTCTCCGGAACTGATGAAAATGGCAAAAGAGTATGGTGCTGTTGCAGACCGGTATGAAAAAGATCCTTCTTTTTGTGTTCACTGCGGTCTTTGTGTCAGATACTGCGCGGAAGTGGCACAAAAACATGCCCTTGGGTTTGTTGACAGGGGAATAAACAAAGAGATCAGCTTTATACCTGAAATAGCGGCGGTAGAGTGTAATGATTGCAAAGAATGCTTTCCTTTATGCCCGACTTCCTATCTCCAGGCTGCTTTTGTGCTGGCACAATCTCTTTCTTTTCCTGAAACTGAACCAAAAAAATAG
- a CDS encoding NADH-ubiquinone oxidoreductase-F iron-sulfur binding region domain-containing protein: MMGSGGMIVLDEDTCMVDVARYFIEFLTDESCGKCVPCREGLRQMHRILTNITKGLGKEGDIELLEELAETAVEASLCALGKSAPNPFLSTLKYFRDEYEAHIREKKCPALACKELIAFYIDPDKCKACMICAKKCPADAIDSAKKMIHIIDQEKCTKCGTCFEVCPSRFGAVTKISGEPVPAPVPEENRMIIKKSKVK, encoded by the coding sequence ATGATGGGTTCAGGCGGCATGATCGTTCTGGACGAAGATACCTGTATGGTGGATGTTGCCAGATACTTTATTGAGTTTCTTACAGATGAATCGTGTGGCAAATGTGTTCCCTGCCGTGAAGGATTGCGCCAGATGCACCGCATTTTGACCAACATCACAAAAGGCCTGGGCAAAGAAGGCGACATTGAACTGCTGGAAGAGCTGGCCGAAACTGCTGTTGAAGCCTCGCTGTGTGCCCTGGGCAAAAGCGCTCCCAATCCATTCCTGAGTACTTTGAAATATTTCAGGGATGAATATGAAGCACATATCCGGGAGAAAAAATGCCCGGCACTGGCCTGTAAAGAGCTGATCGCATTTTATATCGATCCTGACAAATGCAAGGCATGTATGATCTGTGCAAAAAAATGCCCTGCAGACGCCATTGACAGTGCGAAAAAAATGATCCATATCATTGACCAGGAGAAATGTACAAAGTGCGGAACCTGCTTTGAAGTCTGTCCCTCCCGTTTTGGCGCAGTGACCAAGATTTCCGGCGAACCTGTTCCGGCTCCTGTTCCTGAAGAAAACAGAATGATAATTAAAAAGAGCAAAGTAAAATGA
- a CDS encoding complex I 24 kDa subunit family protein — MEIEKVDQIIDKHNGEVSSLLQIMLDIQSENNWLPKEALGRVSEKLDVPLTRIQHIATFYKAFSLVPKGRHKVHICVGTACHVRGATRILDTVEEAIGIKPGETDLDLKFSLETVNCLGCCALGPVMEVGGKVHGKMSPVKTAEALKTYE, encoded by the coding sequence ATGGAAATTGAGAAAGTAGATCAAATTATTGACAAACATAATGGTGAAGTAAGCAGTTTGCTTCAAATAATGCTTGATATTCAAAGTGAAAACAATTGGCTTCCCAAGGAGGCCTTGGGGAGGGTCAGTGAAAAATTAGACGTTCCTTTGACCCGTATCCAGCATATTGCCACCTTTTATAAAGCATTCAGCCTGGTTCCCAAAGGGCGTCATAAAGTCCACATCTGTGTGGGAACCGCCTGTCATGTCCGCGGAGCCACCCGTATTCTTGATACGGTGGAAGAAGCAATCGGTATTAAACCCGGCGAAACAGATCTTGATCTGAAATTCAGCCTGGAAACTGTTAACTGCCTCGGCTGCTGCGCACTGGGCCCTGTGATGGAAGTTGGTGGTAAAGTCCATGGGAAGATGTCACCGGTCAAAACAGCAGAAGCCTTAAAAACTTATGAGTAG
- a CDS encoding hydrogenase iron-sulfur subunit gives MSTGLEFKPRILGFVCHWUAYGAADLAGVSRLQYANEMRLIRVMCSGRVDLEFILRAFANGQDGVFIGGCKLDECNYVTHGNYDALANTHIARKILEHIGLNPNRLRTEFMSGADGNLLAEYTDDFARQIKELGPLGKSEGMDADTVKFKLEAARKLVPYMRLAERERLRVPFKSKQTYTEFFESSEMNALFGDIFSDKLAVSQIMLLLKDNPLSTGDIAEKLGLNPSDVSRHMISSSRHGMVKYDTDSKCYQRVQ, from the coding sequence ATGAGTACAGGTCTTGAATTTAAACCAAGAATATTAGGTTTTGTATGCCATTGGTGAGCGTATGGTGCTGCTGACCTGGCTGGAGTTTCCAGACTGCAATATGCAAATGAAATGAGGCTTATTAGAGTTATGTGTTCCGGTAGAGTCGACCTGGAATTTATACTCAGAGCCTTTGCAAACGGACAAGACGGTGTGTTTATTGGCGGATGTAAATTGGACGAATGCAATTATGTCACCCATGGCAATTACGATGCCCTTGCCAATACACACATTGCCAGGAAGATATTGGAACACATAGGATTAAACCCGAACCGGCTGAGAACCGAATTTATGTCAGGTGCGGACGGTAATCTTTTAGCAGAATATACCGATGATTTTGCAAGACAGATAAAAGAGTTGGGGCCACTTGGCAAAAGCGAAGGCATGGACGCTGATACGGTAAAGTTCAAGCTTGAAGCCGCCAGGAAACTTGTTCCCTACATGAGGCTGGCAGAAAGAGAAAGGCTCAGGGTTCCGTTTAAATCAAAACAAACCTATACCGAGTTTTTCGAAAGCAGTGAAATGAACGCATTGTTTGGTGATATCTTTTCAGATAAACTGGCTGTCAGCCAGATTATGTTGCTCCTGAAAGACAATCCTCTGTCAACCGGTGATATTGCTGAGAAATTAGGTCTTAACCCGTCTGATGTATCCCGGCACATGATCAGTTCATCCCGGCACGGTATGGTTAAATATGATACAGACAGCAAATGTTATCAGCGAGTCCAGTGA
- a CDS encoding FAD-dependent oxidoreductase, giving the protein MENMQLFSDSLGDKNFGDVMVVGGGVSGIQASLDLATAGFKVYLVEKSPSIGGHMAQLDKTFPTNDCSMUILSPKLVEVGRHPNIEVLTFTEVEKVEGEKGDFQVSLKTRPRYIIEEKCTGCTTCMEYCPKEYPDQFNQGISQNKAVHVYFSQAIPLVAYIDDSCLFLKEEKCDICRGVCQADAIDFNQTPKKTDINVGAIILSSGITPFDPSVKDEYGYRKMQNVVTSMDYERLLSSTGPYEGQVLRASDKKHPKKIAWIQCVGSRRVTEGDNSYCSGVCCTYTQKQVILTKHHYDDAECTIFHNDIRSFGKDFERYFQRAEQLDGVEFIRSYASVTRENPETKNVAVRYATTDEGVKEEEFDMVVLSVGLNPPAAYKELSDMFGIDLNSHGFCESDSSNPIKTSRPGIFVSGAFQGPTDIPESVFTASGAGSQIGEMLDYRRGNLAKERIYPVERDVSGEEPRIGVFVCHCGANISSVVNVPSTVEYALTLPNVVYAKEQIFSCATNSAKEITDLAKEKGLNRVVIAACSPRTLEPLFRDTLREAGLNQYYLDMANIREHCSWVHTKQKEEATQKAQDIVRMSVARASQLEPLKEFDLPVNKAALVVGGGIAGMTCALSIAAQGHEVHLVEKSKDLGGMARRIYSTLEGLDVQTYLDNVIQQVYKNPLIHVSHEAVIKDVSGYLGNFTTTLETEGRSKVIKHGASVLAIGADVYKPTEYLYGENDAVFTHLELGEEIAKANPAVVNAESLVMIQCVGCRNEDRNYCSRVCCGHAVKNALKLKEKNPDMRIYILFRDMRTYGFREDAYREASENDVRFIRYTPEDKPVVQTAKEGGKDIIRVTVPDPILGQRLELDADVLSLAAAVIPTESTEEIAGHFKVTLSPDEFFKEAHVKLKPVEFATDGVFLCGTAHYPKHIPETINQAYGAAGRVLTLLSRDTVVASGSVAKVNEYDCVSCGACITACTYDAIEFRDTPKGKKAWVNPILCKGDGLCNAKCPTNAIVLKHFTNDALFNQIDAAITKEDIIEQMDAVLENV; this is encoded by the coding sequence ATGGAGAATATGCAATTATTTTCCGACAGTCTTGGAGATAAAAACTTTGGAGACGTGATGGTTGTTGGCGGAGGGGTCAGTGGCATACAGGCCTCTCTTGATCTTGCCACTGCGGGGTTTAAGGTTTACCTGGTGGAAAAATCGCCGAGCATTGGCGGCCATATGGCCCAGCTTGACAAAACATTTCCTACCAATGACTGCTCGATGTGAATTCTCTCTCCTAAACTGGTCGAGGTCGGCCGGCATCCAAATATAGAGGTTTTGACATTTACTGAAGTTGAAAAAGTGGAAGGGGAAAAAGGTGACTTTCAGGTCAGCCTGAAAACCAGACCCCGATATATTATTGAGGAAAAATGCACAGGCTGTACAACTTGTATGGAATACTGCCCAAAAGAATATCCGGATCAGTTTAATCAGGGAATTTCCCAGAATAAAGCTGTTCATGTATATTTTTCCCAGGCTATTCCACTTGTTGCATATATTGATGACAGCTGTCTTTTTCTCAAAGAAGAAAAATGTGATATCTGCCGTGGTGTTTGCCAGGCAGACGCAATAGATTTTAATCAAACGCCCAAAAAGACGGATATTAATGTCGGGGCGATTATTTTGTCTTCAGGTATTACCCCGTTTGATCCCAGTGTAAAAGATGAATACGGGTATAGAAAGATGCAGAACGTGGTCACAAGTATGGACTATGAACGTCTGCTGTCTTCCACAGGTCCCTACGAAGGTCAGGTATTGCGGGCCTCGGACAAAAAACACCCCAAAAAGATTGCCTGGATTCAATGTGTTGGTTCCAGACGGGTCACCGAAGGAGATAACAGCTATTGCTCGGGTGTATGCTGCACCTATACGCAAAAACAGGTTATTTTGACAAAGCATCATTATGATGATGCCGAGTGTACCATATTTCATAATGACATTCGTTCTTTTGGCAAGGATTTTGAACGATACTTTCAGAGAGCCGAACAGCTTGACGGAGTTGAATTCATAAGAAGTTATGCTTCTGTGACAAGGGAAAACCCGGAAACCAAGAATGTAGCCGTCAGATATGCAACCACCGATGAAGGCGTAAAAGAAGAAGAGTTTGACATGGTGGTATTGTCTGTTGGATTGAATCCGCCGGCAGCGTATAAAGAGTTGTCCGACATGTTTGGAATTGATCTTAATTCACACGGATTTTGTGAATCTGACTCTTCCAATCCAATCAAAACCAGCAGACCAGGGATTTTTGTCAGCGGCGCTTTCCAGGGCCCGACAGATATTCCTGAATCGGTTTTTACCGCCAGCGGAGCAGGTTCTCAGATAGGAGAAATGCTTGACTACCGGCGAGGAAACCTGGCCAAAGAGAGAATATATCCGGTTGAACGGGATGTGTCCGGTGAAGAGCCGAGAATCGGCGTTTTTGTATGTCATTGCGGTGCAAATATTTCAAGTGTTGTCAATGTTCCGTCCACGGTTGAGTATGCCTTGACCCTGCCCAATGTTGTATACGCAAAAGAACAGATCTTTTCATGTGCAACCAACTCTGCCAAAGAGATAACAGACCTGGCAAAAGAAAAAGGCCTTAACCGTGTTGTGATTGCAGCATGCTCTCCCAGAACTCTGGAGCCGTTGTTCAGAGACACTCTCCGGGAAGCAGGGTTGAACCAGTATTACCTTGACATGGCCAATATCCGGGAACATTGCTCCTGGGTTCATACCAAGCAAAAAGAGGAAGCCACACAAAAAGCACAGGATATCGTCAGGATGTCAGTGGCACGGGCCTCTCAATTAGAACCCCTCAAGGAATTTGATCTGCCGGTTAACAAGGCAGCCCTGGTTGTGGGTGGCGGTATTGCAGGCATGACCTGTGCATTGTCCATTGCAGCCCAGGGACATGAAGTTCACCTGGTGGAAAAAAGCAAAGACCTGGGCGGTATGGCGCGAAGAATTTATTCAACTCTTGAAGGGCTGGATGTTCAAACCTACCTGGATAATGTGATACAGCAGGTTTATAAAAACCCCTTGATTCATGTATCCCACGAAGCCGTTATCAAAGATGTTTCAGGTTACCTGGGCAATTTTACCACAACCTTGGAAACCGAAGGCAGAAGCAAAGTGATCAAACATGGAGCCTCGGTTCTTGCCATTGGTGCGGATGTTTACAAGCCCACTGAATACCTGTACGGAGAAAACGATGCTGTTTTCACCCACCTTGAACTTGGAGAAGAGATTGCCAAAGCAAACCCGGCAGTTGTCAATGCCGAGAGCCTGGTGATGATCCAGTGTGTGGGCTGCAGAAACGAAGACAGAAATTATTGCTCCAGAGTATGTTGCGGCCATGCCGTTAAAAACGCATTAAAACTCAAAGAGAAAAATCCGGACATGCGCATTTATATCCTGTTCAGGGATATGAGAACCTATGGATTCAGAGAAGACGCCTATAGGGAAGCCTCGGAAAATGATGTGCGCTTCATCCGTTATACACCGGAAGACAAACCAGTTGTTCAAACCGCCAAAGAAGGCGGAAAAGACATTATCCGTGTAACCGTGCCTGATCCTATTTTAGGTCAGCGCCTTGAACTGGATGCTGATGTTCTTTCTCTGGCTGCCGCTGTTATTCCAACTGAATCAACAGAAGAAATAGCCGGTCACTTCAAGGTAACCTTGAGCCCGGATGAGTTTTTCAAAGAAGCCCATGTTAAATTAAAACCGGTTGAGTTTGCCACGGATGGCGTTTTCCTTTGCGGTACGGCTCACTATCCCAAGCATATTCCTGAAACCATTAACCAGGCGTACGGTGCGGCCGGTCGTGTTCTGACACTTTTGTCAAGAGACACGGTTGTTGCATCAGGTTCTGTTGCCAAAGTAAATGAATATGATTGTGTGTCCTGCGGTGCATGTATTACAGCGTGTACATATGATGCCATTGAGTTCCGTGATACACCCAAAGGCAAAAAAGCCTGGGTAAATCCGATTTTGTGTAAAGGTGATGGTTTGTGTAATGCAAAGTGTCCGACAAATGCCATTGTTTTAAAGCATTTTACCAATGATGCGCTTTTTAATCAGATTGATGCGGCAATTACAAAAGAAGATATCATAGAACAGATGGATGCGGTGCTTGAAAATGTATAG
- a CDS encoding (Fe-S)-binding protein, giving the protein METIAPFIEVIDEIKEAGGDVFKLCFQCGLCDSVCPWNKVRPFSMRKLIREAAFGLTEIEGEDIWRCTTCGMCPSQCPRGVKQIDVSVALRRVATEYEVFPTSVRSARTARASLISEGNPLQGDRKKRSEWANGLSVKPYTEGMEALYFVGCYLSYDPRMKKVATATAKILQKAGVDFGILGSQENCCGESIRKTGSEDVFKRLAKENIKTFIDNGVKKVIVSSPHCFHTFKNEYPEFMVNFEVLHINQYLLELINDGRLELKGEFPKKITYHDPCYLGRHNDVYDEPREVLRKVPGLELVEMENHGKNSLCCGGGGGRIWMDTPKEERFSDIRLDQANAVGAQVLATSCPYCITNFEESRLNLEYEDVLEIKDITEIISEML; this is encoded by the coding sequence GTGGAAACTATAGCCCCCTTCATAGAAGTAATAGATGAGATAAAAGAGGCCGGTGGAGACGTCTTCAAGTTATGCTTTCAGTGCGGATTGTGTGATTCGGTTTGCCCGTGGAATAAGGTTCGACCCTTTAGCATGCGCAAGCTCATTCGAGAGGCGGCTTTTGGTTTAACTGAAATAGAAGGCGAAGATATATGGCGTTGTACAACCTGCGGAATGTGCCCGTCACAGTGCCCCAGAGGCGTCAAACAGATAGATGTCAGCGTGGCCCTGAGAAGAGTGGCAACCGAATATGAAGTTTTTCCAACTTCTGTCCGGTCTGCCCGTACTGCCCGAGCCAGTCTGATTTCCGAAGGCAACCCCTTGCAGGGAGACCGTAAAAAACGCTCTGAATGGGCGAACGGCCTTTCTGTAAAGCCCTATACAGAGGGTATGGAAGCGTTGTATTTTGTCGGCTGCTATTTGAGTTATGACCCCCGAATGAAAAAAGTGGCCACGGCCACAGCCAAGATCCTTCAAAAAGCAGGTGTGGATTTCGGTATCCTGGGTTCACAGGAAAACTGCTGTGGAGAAAGCATCAGAAAGACAGGCAGTGAAGATGTATTCAAACGCCTGGCCAAGGAAAATATTAAAACGTTTATCGACAATGGGGTGAAAAAAGTCATTGTATCTTCCCCTCATTGCTTTCATACCTTTAAAAACGAATATCCTGAATTTATGGTAAATTTTGAGGTTCTTCACATCAACCAGTATCTACTGGAACTGATCAATGACGGACGTCTCGAACTTAAAGGTGAATTTCCAAAGAAAATAACTTATCATGATCCGTGTTACTTAGGACGCCACAATGATGTATATGATGAACCCCGCGAGGTTTTAAGAAAAGTTCCGGGACTGGAACTGGTTGAGATGGAAAACCATGGCAAAAACAGTCTTTGCTGCGGCGGTGGCGGCGGCAGAATCTGGATGGACACGCCAAAAGAAGAAAGGTTCTCCGATATCAGGCTGGATCAGGCCAATGCGGTTGGAGCCCAGGTTCTGGCAACATCCTGTCCGTACTGCATCACCAACTTTGAAGAAAGCCGTCTGAATCTGGAATATGAAGATGTTCTGGAAATTAAAGACATCACGGAAATTATCAGTGAGATGCTTTAG
- a CDS encoding 4Fe-4S dicluster domain-containing protein, with protein MGHKEKKIIKTIKIDVDKCNGCRACEVICSAFHASPKYSSNNPARSRIRIIREPLRDIYVPVYAGEYTVAECAGRDKYTIDGKEYDECSFCRASCPSRDEFKEPDSGLPLKCDMCEGEEEPLCVKWCLVDALTIEEREEEVEKQEEQEDMEIGLESLANKYGLDKIMDAVARLSQKD; from the coding sequence TTGGGTCATAAAGAGAAGAAAATAATTAAAACAATAAAAATTGATGTAGATAAATGCAATGGTTGCAGAGCTTGTGAAGTCATCTGCTCGGCTTTTCACGCTTCACCTAAATATAGCAGCAATAACCCTGCCAGATCCCGTATCAGAATTATTCGTGAACCGCTAAGAGATATTTATGTTCCGGTTTATGCAGGAGAATATACTGTTGCTGAATGTGCCGGCAGAGACAAATATACAATTGACGGCAAAGAATACGATGAGTGTTCCTTCTGTAGAGCATCCTGCCCATCCAGGGATGAATTTAAAGAACCTGATTCCGGTCTTCCTCTTAAATGCGATATGTGCGAAGGCGAAGAAGAACCCTTGTGTGTCAAGTGGTGCCTGGTTGATGCGCTGACGATCGAAGAAAGAGAAGAAGAAGTCGAAAAGCAGGAAGAGCAGGAGGATATGGAGATCGGGTTGGAATCATTGGCAAACAAATATGGCTTGGATAAAATCATGGATGCCGTTGCCCGACTGTCACAGAAAGACTAA